Proteins from a single region of Chryseobacterium scophthalmum:
- a CDS encoding vWA domain-containing protein, with amino-acid sequence MNRRLLAYFLLDTSGSMNGEPIQALNNGFNGLISALRSDPQAMDTLYLSVTTFDREVKNIIPMVDLASFHPMEITCPDSGPTHTGAALELVSALLQVDLIKGSTEVKGDWKPLLFIFTDGKPSDIQKYRQMIPVIKNMDFGVIVGCAAGPKADESFLKELTDNVVKLDTTDAATLSSFFKWVSSSITMGGKSQGTGESISLPPPPSELNIII; translated from the coding sequence ATGAACAGAAGATTATTAGCGTATTTTCTGCTGGATACTTCCGGCTCGATGAATGGTGAACCCATTCAGGCGCTGAACAATGGTTTCAACGGATTAATAAGTGCGCTTCGTTCAGATCCGCAAGCGATGGATACATTGTATTTAAGTGTCACAACTTTCGATCGTGAAGTGAAAAATATTATTCCGATGGTTGATCTGGCAAGTTTTCATCCGATGGAAATTACCTGTCCGGATAGTGGTCCTACTCATACAGGAGCTGCTTTGGAGCTGGTTTCTGCACTGCTTCAGGTGGATTTAATAAAAGGTTCAACAGAAGTAAAAGGTGACTGGAAACCGCTTCTTTTTATTTTTACCGACGGAAAACCTTCAGATATTCAAAAATACAGACAAATGATCCCTGTAATTAAAAATATGGATTTTGGAGTGATTGTTGGATGTGCTGCAGGTCCAAAAGCTGATGAAAGTTTCCTGAAAGAATTGACCGATAATGTCGTAAAACTCGATACAACCGATGCTGCAACCTTATCTTCATTTTTCAAATGGGTAAGTTCATCCATCACGATGGGTGGGAAATCTCAGGGAACAGGAGAAAGTATCAGTCTTCCGCCACCACCATCAGAACTGAATATTATTA
- a CDS encoding TerD family protein produces MAINLQKGQTIDLRKNDRGESVYDLSQVTIGLGWDVRKQGGFFGKMFSKEAEYDLDAVAFLLDGNGKVANLGRTVQTNDGRQMGLYQGDVIYFNSMQHPSGHIWLTGDNRTGAGDGDDEQIIVKLEQLDERYQKIIFVVTIYMGRKNNQHFGMIDNAFIRAVDARGKEITKYSLSGDASMNGMCSMVFAEAYRHNGDWKFRALGEPNHTDSFVDILKNYSY; encoded by the coding sequence ATGGCAATTAATTTACAGAAAGGTCAAACTATTGATTTAAGAAAAAACGACCGTGGAGAAAGTGTTTATGATCTGTCTCAGGTAACCATCGGTTTAGGATGGGATGTTCGTAAACAGGGAGGTTTCTTCGGAAAAATGTTCAGCAAAGAAGCAGAGTATGATTTAGATGCTGTTGCATTTCTTCTTGATGGAAACGGAAAAGTTGCCAACTTAGGAAGAACCGTTCAGACCAATGACGGAAGACAAATGGGGCTTTATCAGGGAGACGTTATTTACTTCAACTCAATGCAGCATCCAAGCGGACATATTTGGTTAACCGGAGATAACAGAACCGGAGCCGGAGATGGTGATGATGAGCAAATCATTGTAAAATTAGAACAGCTTGATGAGCGTTATCAGAAAATTATTTTTGTGGTAACGATTTACATGGGTAGAAAAAATAATCAACATTTCGGGATGATCGATAATGCATTTATCCGTGCGGTTGATGCAAGAGGAAAAGAAATTACAAAATACAGTCTTTCTGGCGATGCAAGCATGAACGGAATGTGTTCTATGGTTTTTGCGGAAGCTTACAGACATAATGGTGACTGGAAATTCCGTGCTTTAGGAGAACCCAACCATACCGATAGTTTTGTAGATATTCTTAAAAATTATTCTTACTAA
- a CDS encoding TerD family protein, producing MAINLQKGQKIELGLTKMTIGLGWDPNEGTGHAFDLDASAIMIDSDRKLVGDEYFVFYNNLNSPDGALQHTGDDPDGKSSDGDDDEAIVIDLEKVDPRVEEILFVVTIEDFERRKQNFGMVRNSYIRVVDNHSHQEIAKYELDEDFSIETGVEFGRLYKRNGSWKFEASGIGYRADLGFFLEKYYKGQIIK from the coding sequence ATGGCAATTAATTTACAGAAAGGTCAAAAAATAGAATTAGGACTTACAAAAATGACAATCGGATTAGGATGGGATCCAAATGAAGGTACCGGTCATGCATTCGATTTAGATGCTTCAGCAATTATGATTGATTCAGACAGAAAACTTGTTGGTGACGAGTATTTTGTTTTTTATAATAACCTAAATTCTCCAGACGGAGCTTTACAACATACAGGCGATGATCCCGATGGAAAAAGCAGCGATGGAGACGATGATGAAGCAATTGTTATCGATCTTGAAAAAGTAGATCCAAGAGTGGAAGAAATTCTGTTTGTGGTAACAATTGAAGACTTTGAAAGAAGAAAACAAAACTTTGGAATGGTAAGAAATTCTTACATCAGAGTTGTAGATAATCACAGTCATCAGGAAATTGCAAAATACGAACTGGATGAAGATTTTTCTATTGAAACAGGTGTAGAATTCGGACGTCTTTACAAAAGAAACGGAAGCTGGAAATTTGAAGCTTCAGGTATTGGTTACAGAGCAGATCTTGGTTTCTTTTTAGAGAAATATTATAAAGGTCAAATCATCAAATAA
- a CDS encoding lysylphosphatidylglycerol synthase transmembrane domain-containing protein, which yields MEKKSNKTLKSFLTIVISLAFAGFFLWLALRGLDFKVIQKSLAKANYLWVAFAAVFALLAYWFRAIRWNLLLEPMGHKISSSNALWSLSFGYLMNLTIPRSGEVARATALYGVEKVPVDKSFGTIILERVVDLICMFGFLLLTAIFKFKAIVSFYDFVMEQKDKKEVFVPNFFERMMMKLGVEDFDSFYFYLKIAILVLILTALIIFYKYKKEALINFGKGILQGLTSIFKLKEKGKFIIYTLGIWVSYYFAAYLVCFALPETSDFTFADGFFIIVVGTLGMIIPASGGIGAFNLAMKYGFMALFLAMGKSAEFGGEMGLTYSFISLPLQIVVMLVMGLISIPMLAKARNNIIEE from the coding sequence ATGGAGAAAAAATCTAATAAAACTTTAAAATCTTTTTTAACCATAGTAATTTCGCTTGCTTTTGCAGGCTTTTTTTTGTGGTTAGCGTTGAGAGGATTAGACTTTAAAGTCATTCAGAAATCTTTAGCGAAAGCCAATTACCTTTGGGTCGCTTTTGCTGCTGTATTTGCACTTTTAGCTTATTGGTTCAGAGCAATTCGCTGGAATTTATTGTTGGAACCGATGGGACATAAAATCTCAAGCTCAAACGCGCTTTGGTCTCTGTCTTTTGGTTATTTGATGAATTTGACGATTCCGAGAAGTGGTGAAGTGGCAAGAGCAACAGCTTTATATGGAGTTGAAAAAGTTCCTGTAGATAAATCTTTTGGAACAATTATTCTGGAAAGAGTAGTGGATTTGATTTGTATGTTTGGATTCTTGCTTTTAACTGCGATTTTTAAATTTAAAGCAATTGTATCTTTCTACGATTTTGTAATGGAACAGAAAGATAAAAAAGAAGTTTTTGTACCTAATTTTTTCGAAAGAATGATGATGAAATTAGGTGTTGAAGATTTTGATTCTTTTTATTTCTATTTGAAAATAGCTATTTTAGTTTTGATTCTAACAGCACTTATTATTTTTTATAAATATAAAAAAGAGGCTCTAATCAATTTTGGAAAAGGAATTTTACAAGGTCTTACCTCGATTTTCAAACTGAAAGAAAAAGGAAAGTTCATTATATATACATTAGGAATTTGGGTTTCTTATTACTTTGCAGCGTATTTGGTATGTTTTGCATTACCCGAAACTTCAGATTTTACTTTTGCTGACGGATTTTTCATCATTGTTGTAGGAACTTTGGGAATGATAATTCCTGCAAGTGGCGGAATTGGAGCTTTTAATTTGGCAATGAAGTACGGTTTTATGGCATTATTCCTAGCGATGGGCAAAAGTGCTGAGTTTGGTGGCGAAATGGGTTTGACGTATTCATTTATCTCGCTTCCGTTACAAATTGTCGTTATGTTGGTGATGGGATTAATTTCTATTCCGATGTTGGCAAAAGCACGTAATAATATAATAGAAGAATAA
- the panD gene encoding aspartate 1-decarboxylase: protein MLIEVFKSKIHRVRVTASDLNYIGSITIDEDLIEAAGLVVGERVYIVNVNNGERFDTYVIKGKRKSGEVCLNGPAARKVQRDDIIIIIAYAQMTPEEAQEFQPKIVFPDEKTNLLT from the coding sequence ATGTTAATAGAAGTATTCAAATCTAAAATTCACAGGGTAAGAGTTACGGCTTCAGACCTTAATTATATTGGAAGTATTACCATTGACGAAGATCTTATCGAAGCTGCAGGTTTGGTAGTGGGAGAAAGAGTTTATATCGTCAATGTCAACAACGGAGAACGTTTTGATACGTACGTAATCAAAGGAAAAAGAAAATCTGGCGAAGTATGTCTGAACGGTCCTGCTGCAAGAAAAGTACAACGTGATGACATCATCATCATTATTGCTTATGCACAGATGACACCAGAAGAAGCTCAGGAGTTTCAGCCGAAAATCGTTTTCCCGGACGAAAAAACCAATCTTCTTACCTAA
- a CDS encoding HU family DNA-binding protein produces MNKSELIDAIAKDAGITKVAAKAALESFISNVTTTLKTKEGKVSLVGFGTFSVSERAARQGINPATKKPINIEAKTVAKFKAGADLSAAVATANVPAGKKKK; encoded by the coding sequence ATGAACAAGTCTGAATTAATCGACGCAATCGCAAAAGACGCAGGTATCACTAAAGTTGCTGCAAAAGCTGCATTAGAATCATTTATTTCTAATGTAACTACTACACTAAAGACAAAAGAAGGAAAAGTTTCTTTAGTAGGTTTCGGTACTTTCTCAGTATCTGAAAGAGCAGCAAGACAAGGTATTAACCCTGCAACTAAAAAACCTATTAACATCGAAGCAAAAACAGTTGCTAAATTTAAGGCTGGTGCAGATTTATCTGCTGCTGTTGCTACAGCAAATGTTCCTGCTGGTAAAAAGAAAAAATAA
- the pdxH gene encoding pyridoxamine 5'-phosphate oxidase: MENLHDKRKIYEKSQLIETEIKENPIEQFRDWFLDASENPSVSEANAMAISTLEEDGCPRTRMVLLKEYTYEGFIFYTNYDSRKGKAIEKTHKACLHFFWPGLERQIIIKANLEKIATNLSDGYFHSRPKGSQLGAAVSPQSREIPNRMFLEEKLKVLEQEYQNKEVPRPENWGGYIAKPYEIEFWQGRPNRLHDRIIYTLENLDWKISRLAP, from the coding sequence ATGGAAAACCTCCACGATAAAAGAAAAATCTACGAAAAATCTCAACTTATTGAAACTGAGATTAAAGAGAATCCTATTGAGCAATTCAGAGATTGGTTCTTAGATGCTTCTGAAAATCCTTCCGTTTCTGAGGCTAATGCAATGGCTATTTCTACGTTGGAAGAAGATGGTTGTCCGCGCACGAGAATGGTTTTACTGAAAGAATATACTTACGAAGGTTTTATTTTTTATACCAACTACGACAGCAGAAAAGGAAAAGCTATCGAAAAAACACATAAAGCCTGTCTTCACTTCTTTTGGCCGGGTTTAGAAAGACAGATAATCATCAAAGCAAATCTTGAAAAAATTGCAACGAATTTAAGTGATGGTTATTTTCATTCGAGACCGAAAGGAAGTCAGCTCGGTGCAGCAGTTTCACCTCAAAGTCGGGAAATTCCCAACAGAATGTTTTTAGAAGAAAAATTAAAAGTATTAGAGCAGGAATATCAAAATAAAGAAGTTCCCAGACCAGAAAACTGGGGCGGTTATATCGCAAAACCTTACGAAATAGAATTTTGGCAGGGAAGACCCAATAGATTGCATGATAGAATTATCTATACATTAGAAAATCTTGATTGGAAGATTTCTCGATTGGCGCCTTAG
- a CDS encoding YqgE/AlgH family protein, with protein sequence MNYSYKGKILISTPDISGDIFSRSVVLIIDHSESGAFGLILNKKNSKMSNRFKNFFDFEIEVYDGGPVENDKVFFIIKGKKVTENFTEINDEYYLTEDIELIINAVLQNEISIQDVKIFSGYSGWSPSQLENEVLQKVWTVVDVYNLDYTLPNDHTLWKSIMQNLGGEYLLWANAPEDISLN encoded by the coding sequence ATGAATTACTCATACAAAGGTAAAATATTAATTTCCACACCCGATATTTCCGGCGATATTTTTTCAAGATCGGTCGTGCTGATTATAGATCATTCCGAAAGTGGAGCATTCGGTTTGATACTGAATAAGAAAAATAGCAAAATGAGTAATCGTTTCAAAAACTTCTTTGATTTTGAAATTGAAGTTTACGACGGCGGTCCGGTAGAAAATGATAAAGTCTTTTTTATCATTAAAGGAAAAAAAGTAACTGAGAATTTTACCGAAATTAATGATGAGTATTATCTTACAGAAGATATCGAACTTATCATCAATGCTGTTTTGCAGAATGAAATCAGTATTCAGGATGTAAAAATATTTTCAGGATATTCGGGATGGTCTCCATCACAGCTGGAAAATGAAGTTTTGCAGAAAGTCTGGACCGTTGTAGATGTTTATAATCTGGATTATACTCTTCCCAATGATCATACTTTGTGGAAATCTATTATGCAGAATCTTGGTGGTGAATATCTTTTGTGGGCAAATGCGCCGGAAGATATTTCGTTAAACTAG
- a CDS encoding N-acetylmuramoyl-L-alanine amidase family protein, producing the protein MKALKLLVVSFASAAMLSFSTETKKIIVIDAGHGGNDFGANINGVSEKDMVLSIAQQIKKASDKDGKYEVILTRSDDTYATLAERTEQINKLNPEMVISLHINRTPEANTNKSGHEIFIQNTQESKNLAEKLSKKLGECSIKEQNLHILRNSKSPAVLVELGYINNTKEREYMNSSDGQREIAQKFADFINEK; encoded by the coding sequence ATGAAAGCATTAAAATTACTGGTTGTATCATTCGCATCTGCCGCAATGCTTTCTTTCTCAACCGAAACCAAAAAGATTATTGTAATAGATGCAGGACATGGCGGAAATGATTTCGGAGCCAACATCAATGGTGTGTCAGAAAAAGATATGGTTTTGAGTATCGCTCAACAAATTAAAAAGGCAAGCGATAAAGACGGAAAATACGAAGTTATCTTAACAAGAAGTGATGATACTTATGCAACTCTTGCAGAACGTACCGAGCAAATCAATAAACTGAATCCCGAAATGGTTATTTCGCTTCATATTAACAGAACTCCTGAAGCAAACACCAATAAAAGCGGTCACGAAATTTTTATTCAGAATACTCAAGAATCTAAAAATTTAGCTGAAAAATTATCGAAAAAATTAGGAGAATGCAGCATTAAAGAACAAAATCTGCATATCCTGAGGAATTCAAAATCACCTGCAGTTTTGGTAGAATTAGGCTATATCAACAATACTAAAGAAAGAGAATACATGAACAGCAGCGACGGGCAAAGAGAAATTGCTCAGAAATTTGCTGACTTCATCAACGAAAAATAA
- a CDS encoding aminotransferase class IV — MKNTYFTSEELELKNRAFLSGDAVKVSFFIRNSKLIMDEECYFFLMASMRKMRMNIPLTYTLEFFQNLFNTKVIEGEGVQNGIINFLVFRNSDGVILSKSTVSYYFEVDEMEDVLSIHQRPLELDLIKEINVNNNLLSNIRVHCPENIYGGIYAQENDLDDVILLNPNKRIARSTTGNLLFLEGNVIKIPKQSEGAYISPLLENFVTFLHKNNLADTQEHEIIAFESQKAEEILLISDEKGIFSVKKIRNKTFESARFTELVESWRNSF; from the coding sequence TTGAAAAATACCTATTTTACATCTGAAGAACTTGAATTGAAAAACCGTGCGTTTCTTTCGGGAGATGCTGTGAAAGTTTCTTTTTTTATTAGAAATTCAAAATTAATCATGGATGAAGAATGCTATTTCTTTTTAATGGCTTCCATGAGAAAAATGAGAATGAATATTCCTCTTACTTATACGCTGGAGTTTTTTCAGAATCTTTTTAATACGAAAGTGATCGAAGGAGAAGGTGTTCAAAACGGAATTATCAATTTCTTGGTATTCAGAAATTCAGACGGAGTTATTTTATCTAAATCGACGGTTTCTTATTATTTTGAAGTAGATGAAATGGAGGATGTACTTTCTATTCATCAAAGACCTTTAGAATTAGATTTAATTAAAGAAATTAATGTAAATAATAACCTTTTGAGTAACATCAGAGTTCATTGCCCTGAAAACATTTATGGAGGAATTTACGCCCAGGAAAATGACTTGGATGATGTGATCTTATTAAATCCAAACAAACGTATTGCCCGTTCTACAACTGGAAATCTTCTTTTCTTGGAAGGAAATGTTATCAAGATACCAAAACAGTCAGAAGGAGCTTATATTTCGCCTTTATTGGAGAACTTTGTAACTTTCCTGCATAAAAATAATCTTGCAGATACGCAGGAGCATGAAATTATTGCTTTTGAATCTCAGAAAGCGGAAGAAATTCTATTAATTTCTGATGAAAAAGGAATCTTTTCTGTAAAGAAAATTAGAAATAAAACTTTTGAAAGTGCTCGTTTTACCGAATTGGTAGAAAGCTGGAGAAATAGTTTCTAA
- a CDS encoding START-like domain-containing protein — translation MAKHKVHYEFPMHCLSEILYEYLATAEGLSEWFADEVVEKGDDFFFSWGGGPAEKATLIRYKPEGFVRYRWEEDEGTKNFFEMTITIDDITEDLALNITDFCEEGDEEENAMYWENLIENLRIKLGAA, via the coding sequence ATGGCGAAACATAAAGTCCATTACGAATTCCCAATGCACTGTCTTTCAGAGATTTTGTACGAATATTTGGCAACTGCTGAGGGATTGTCTGAATGGTTTGCGGATGAGGTAGTAGAGAAAGGTGATGATTTCTTTTTCAGTTGGGGTGGAGGTCCTGCTGAAAAGGCGACTTTAATCAGATATAAGCCTGAAGGTTTCGTACGTTACAGATGGGAAGAAGACGAAGGGACGAAAAATTTCTTCGAAATGACCATCACAATTGATGATATTACAGAAGATCTAGCTTTAAATATTACAGATTTTTGTGAAGAAGGTGATGAAGAGGAAAATGCAATGTACTGGGAAAATCTTATCGAAAACCTTAGAATAAAATTAGGTGCTGCTTAA
- a CDS encoding aspartate aminotransferase family protein, translated as MQNNFFKYQAQTTQFAAGFEVEKAEGSYIFGKDGRKYLDFVAGVSANTLGHSHPKVVNAIKEQADKYLHVMVYGEYAQEKPVELCRLLAEATPDPLEITYLVNSGAEAIDGSLKLAKRYTGREEIVSFKNSYHGNTHGALSVSGHEGHKREFRPLLPMISFIEFNNENDFDKITEKTACVILETIQGAAGFLVPNNDYLIKLKKRCEEVGALLILDEIQPGFGRTGKLFSFEHFGIVPDILVMGKGMGGGVPVGAFMSSKKIMETLSHSPKLGHITTFGGNPLIAAASHATLKEVLESGLMNEVDEKEKLYRELLVHPKIKNINGKGLMLAVNLGTPEFTLNVAKKCMEKGLIVFWQLYRNEYLRISPPLTISKEEITEGCKIILDVLNEENPI; from the coding sequence ATGCAAAACAATTTTTTTAAATATCAGGCTCAAACGACGCAATTTGCAGCGGGTTTTGAAGTGGAAAAAGCAGAAGGAAGCTATATTTTTGGAAAAGACGGAAGAAAATATCTCGATTTCGTAGCCGGAGTTTCGGCCAATACTTTGGGGCATTCGCATCCGAAAGTAGTTAATGCGATTAAAGAGCAGGCTGACAAATATCTTCATGTGATGGTTTATGGCGAATATGCTCAGGAAAAGCCTGTTGAATTGTGTAGATTATTAGCTGAAGCAACTCCGGATCCTTTAGAAATTACTTATTTGGTCAACAGTGGTGCAGAAGCAATTGACGGAAGTTTAAAACTGGCAAAAAGATATACCGGTCGAGAAGAAATTGTTTCTTTCAAAAACTCATATCATGGTAATACGCACGGTGCATTAAGTGTTTCAGGACATGAAGGTCACAAAAGAGAATTTCGTCCTTTGTTGCCAATGATTTCCTTCATTGAGTTTAATAATGAAAATGATTTCGATAAAATCACAGAAAAAACAGCTTGTGTAATTCTTGAAACCATTCAGGGAGCAGCTGGCTTTTTAGTTCCGAATAATGATTATTTAATTAAACTAAAAAAGAGATGTGAAGAAGTTGGAGCTTTATTGATTCTTGATGAAATCCAACCAGGTTTTGGAAGAACCGGAAAACTTTTTTCTTTTGAGCATTTCGGTATCGTTCCTGATATTTTGGTGATGGGAAAAGGAATGGGTGGTGGAGTTCCAGTCGGAGCTTTTATGAGTTCTAAAAAGATTATGGAAACACTTTCTCACTCTCCGAAATTAGGACACATTACAACTTTTGGTGGAAATCCTTTAATTGCTGCAGCTTCTCACGCTACTTTAAAAGAAGTTTTAGAAAGTGGTTTGATGAATGAAGTAGATGAAAAAGAAAAACTGTACAGAGAACTTTTGGTTCATCCTAAAATTAAAAATATCAACGGGAAAGGTTTGATGCTTGCGGTAAATCTTGGAACTCCAGAATTTACACTCAATGTTGCTAAAAAATGTATGGAAAAAGGTCTTATTGTTTTCTGGCAGTTATACCGAAATGAATACCTGAGAATTTCTCCACCGTTAACAATTTCTAAAGAAGAAATTACAGAAGGATGTAAGATTATTCTTGACGTTTTAAACGAGGAAAACCCTATATAA
- a CDS encoding OstA-like protein, whose amino-acid sequence MRLVLFLFLFISSFTLAQVTPKPAQRDPYLQNPVKNQPQKSKPGQKVKIIHADEIIKDPAKYDGNQYLKGNVVIDHQGSILSADEVVMYEAENFVKAIGNTRLQNSDGSIITSSEMEYDGNTQKGVARKNVVLTDPKGTIIKTETMYYDRVSNQAYFNTGGTINDGKSTTYAKTATYFLTTRTIDLTGRVKIVDKDYTLEGDNVVQNQNTNIVTINGYTVITNNKNPKNRIITDKGTHNMNTKESFLTKNSRIYYNDKILTGDEMYYNQLTGFGKATGNVTLDDPLEKRYIKGGYGEIYEKKDSSMMTKEPYAVKIFEKDSLYFSSEKILSYQKPDTADITKKKSYLRAFKKARIYKSNAQGRADSIAFNETDGIMHMYTNPILWSGEKQVTGDKVEAYFNTETENIDSLKVIGNGFAIAKVDSLNLLDEFHQVKGKLMTVYYEGPDIKEIKVIGNAEAITYADEFNKKTKVNDRIGVNVSICGIISALFDQRQVQIISCSIGAAAKTYPMSQISPEQKKFEDFNWNTKDRIRKWQDILVDSPNYEEIKYEPNDALYNKVQEAAEKERAKEEAKKPKRVRK is encoded by the coding sequence ATGAGACTGGTTCTTTTTCTATTCCTATTTATTTCCTCGTTTACTTTAGCTCAGGTTACACCGAAACCTGCGCAACGAGACCCTTATTTACAAAATCCTGTAAAAAATCAGCCACAGAAAAGTAAGCCCGGACAAAAGGTGAAGATTATTCATGCTGATGAAATTATTAAAGATCCTGCCAAATATGATGGTAATCAATATTTAAAGGGGAATGTTGTCATCGATCATCAAGGCTCTATTTTAAGCGCCGATGAAGTGGTGATGTATGAAGCCGAAAACTTTGTAAAAGCAATCGGAAATACAAGACTTCAAAACTCTGATGGCTCAATCATTACATCATCAGAAATGGAGTACGACGGAAATACTCAAAAAGGTGTTGCCCGAAAAAATGTAGTCTTAACCGATCCGAAAGGAACGATTATTAAAACTGAAACCATGTATTATGACAGGGTTTCAAATCAGGCTTATTTTAATACAGGTGGAACCATCAATGACGGTAAAAGCACAACCTACGCCAAAACAGCTACTTATTTTCTGACAACACGTACGATTGATCTTACAGGAAGAGTGAAAATTGTAGACAAAGATTATACTTTGGAAGGCGATAATGTAGTTCAGAATCAGAATACCAATATTGTTACCATTAACGGCTATACCGTAATTACCAATAATAAAAATCCGAAGAACAGGATTATTACCGATAAAGGAACTCATAATATGAATACCAAAGAGTCTTTTCTTACAAAAAACTCGAGGATTTATTATAATGACAAGATTCTTACCGGAGATGAGATGTATTATAATCAACTCACTGGTTTCGGAAAAGCTACAGGAAATGTTACGCTTGATGATCCTTTAGAGAAAAGATACATTAAAGGTGGCTATGGTGAGATTTACGAAAAGAAAGATTCGTCAATGATGACCAAGGAACCTTATGCGGTAAAGATTTTTGAAAAAGATTCGCTTTACTTTTCGTCCGAAAAAATTCTGTCTTATCAAAAACCGGATACTGCAGATATTACCAAAAAGAAAAGTTATTTGAGGGCTTTCAAAAAAGCAAGAATTTATAAATCAAATGCACAGGGAAGAGCAGATTCTATTGCTTTCAACGAAACAGACGGAATTATGCACATGTACACCAATCCTATTTTATGGAGCGGCGAAAAACAGGTGACCGGTGATAAAGTAGAAGCTTATTTTAATACTGAAACTGAAAATATTGACTCTTTAAAAGTGATCGGAAATGGTTTTGCGATTGCTAAAGTAGATTCATTAAATCTGTTAGATGAATTTCATCAGGTGAAAGGAAAATTAATGACGGTGTATTACGAAGGTCCGGATATCAAAGAAATTAAAGTAATCGGAAATGCTGAAGCAATAACGTATGCCGATGAATTTAATAAGAAAACAAAGGTTAACGATAGAATCGGGGTTAATGTATCAATATGCGGAATTATCAGTGCCTTGTTTGATCAGCGTCAGGTTCAGATTATTTCATGCAGTATCGGAGCGGCTGCAAAAACGTATCCGATGAGTCAGATTTCTCCGGAACAGAAAAAATTTGAAGATTTCAACTGGAATACCAAAGACCGAATACGGAAATGGCAGGATATTCTCGTCGACTCTCCAAATTATGAAGAGATAAAATACGAACCCAACGATGCTCTTTACAATAAAGTACAGGAAGCAGCGGAAAAAGAAAGAGCTAAAGAAGAAGCTAAAAAACCTAAAAGGGTAAGAAAATAA
- a CDS encoding Fur family transcriptional regulator, with amino-acid sequence MDTLQKEKNIALIKDVLRNYLLEKGFRNTPERYTILEEIYNMDHHFNVDDLYLLMMQKKYHVSKATIYNTIEIFLDAGLIRKHQFGEKTLTSSSYEKSYFDKQHDHLVIYKKDSDKEIEEIIEFCDPRIQGIKEAIEGAFGVKIDSHSLYFYGTKND; translated from the coding sequence ATGGATACTTTACAAAAAGAAAAAAATATAGCTTTAATAAAAGACGTTTTACGAAATTATTTACTTGAAAAAGGTTTTCGTAACACGCCTGAACGATACACGATCTTAGAAGAAATCTATAATATGGATCATCACTTTAATGTAGATGATCTGTATCTTCTGATGATGCAGAAAAAATATCATGTTTCTAAAGCTACGATTTACAATACCATCGAGATTTTCCTTGATGCAGGCTTAATTCGTAAGCACCAGTTTGGTGAAAAAACATTGACTTCATCTTCTTACGAGAAATCTTATTTTGATAAGCAGCACGATCATTTGGTGATTTACAAAAAAGATTCAGACAAAGAAATTGAAGAAATCATCGAGTTCTGTGATCCTAGAATTCAAGGGATTAAAGAAGCAATAGAAGGAGCTTTTGGCGTAAAAATTGATTCTCATTCGCTGTATTTTTATGGCACTAAGAATGATTAA